From the Homo sapiens chromosome 1, GRCh38.p14 Primary Assembly genome, one window contains:
- the GBP2 gene encoding guanylate-binding protein 2, whose translation MAPEINLPGPMSLIDNTKGQLVVNPEALKILSAITQPVVVVAIVGLYRTGKSYLMNKLAGKKNGFSLGSTVKSHTKGIWMWCVPHPKKPEHTLVLLDTEGLGDIEKGDNENDSWIFALAILLSSTFVYNSMGTINQQAMDQLHYVTELTDRIKANSSPGNNSVDDSADFVSFFPAFVWTLRDFTLELEVDGEPITADDYLELSLKLRKGTDKKSKSFNDPRLCIRKFFPKRKCFVFDWPAPKKYLAHLEQLKEEELNPDFIEQVAEFCSYILSHSNVKTLSGGIPVNGPRLESLVLTYVNAISSGDLPCMENAVLALAQIENSAAVEKAIAHYEQQMGQKVQLPTETLQELLDLHRDSEREAIEVFMKNSFKDVDQMFQRKLGAQLEARRDDFCKQNSKASSDCCMALLQDIFGPLEEDVKQGTFSKPGGYRLFTQKLQELKNKYYQVPRKGIQAKEVLKKYLESKEDVADALLQTDQSLSEKEKAIEVERIKAESAEAAKKMLEEIQKKNEEMMEQKEKSYQEHVKQLTEKMERDRAQLMAEQEKTLALKLQEQERLLKEGFENESKRLQKDIWDIQMRSKSLEPICNIL comes from the exons ATGGCTCCAGAGATCAACTTGCCGGGCCCAATGAGCCTCATTGATAACACTAAAGGGCAGCTGGTGGTGAATCCAGAAGCTCTGAAGATCCTATCTGCAATTACGcagcctgtggtggtggtggcgatTGTGGGCCTCTATCGCACAGGCAAATCCTACCTGATGAACAAGCTGGCTGGGAAGAAAAACG GCTTCTCTCTAGGCTCCACAGTGAAGTCTCACACCAAGGGAATCTGGATGTGGTGTGTGCCTCATCCCAAGAAGCCAGAACACACCCTAGTTCTGCTCGACACTGAGGGCCTGGGAGATATAGAGAag GGTGACAATGAGAATGACTCCTGGATCTTTGCCTTGGCCATCCTCCTGAGCAGCACCTTCGTGTACAATAGCATGGGAACCATCAACCAGCAGGCCATGGACCAACTTCA CTATGTGACAGAGCTGACAGATCGAATCAAGGCAAACTCCTCACCTGGTAACAATTCTGTAGACGACTCAGCTGACTTTGTGAGCTTTTTTCCAGCATTTGTGTGGACTCTCAGAGATTTCACCCTGGAACTGGAAGTAGATGGAGAACCCATCACTGCTGATGACTACTTGGAGCTTTCGCTAAAGCTAAGAAAAG GTACTgataagaaaagtaaaagcttTAATGATCCTCGGTTGTGCATCCGAAAGTTCTTCCCCAAGAGGAAGTGCTTCGTCTTCGATTGGCCCGCTCCTAAGAAGTACCTTGCTCACCTAGAGCAGCTAAAGGAGGAAGAGCTGAACCCTGATTTCATAGAACAAGTTGCAGAATTTTGTTCCTACATCCTCAGCCATTCCAATGTCAAGACTCTTTCAGGTGGCATTCCAGTCAATGGGCCTC GTCTAGAGAGCCTGGTGCTGACCTACGTCAATGCCATCAGCAGTGGGGATCTACCCTGCATGGAGAACGCAGTCCTGGCCTTGGCCCAGATAGAGAACTCAGCCGCAGTGGAAAAGGCTATTGCCCACTATGAACAGCAGATGGGCCAGAAGGTGCAGCTGCCCACGGAAACCCTCCAGGAGCTGCTGGACCTGCAcagggacagtgagagagaggCCATTGAAGTCTTCATGAAGAACTCTTTCAAGGATGTGGACCAAATGTTCCAGAGGAAATTAGGG GCCCAGTTGGAAGCAAGGCGAGATGACTTTTGTAAGCAGAATTCCAAAGCATCATCAGATTGTTGCATGGCTTTACTTCAGGATATATTTGGCCCTTTAGAAGAAGATGTCAAGCAGGGAACATTTTCTAAACCAGGAGGTTACCGTCTCTTTACTCAGAAGCTGCAGGAGCTGAAGAATAAGTACTACCAGGTGCCAAGGAAGGGGATACAG GCCAAAGAGGtgctgaaaaaatatttggagtCCAAGGAGGATGTGGCTGATGCACTTCTACAGACTGATCAGTCActctcagaaaaggaaaaagcgATTGAAG TGGAACGTATAAAGGCTGAATCTGCAGAAGCTGCAAAGAAAATGTTGGaggaaatacaaaagaagaatgaggagatgatggaacagaaagagaagagtTATCAGGAACATGTGAAACAATTGACTGAGAAGATGGAGAGGGACAGGGCCCAGTTAATGGCAGAGCAAGAGAAGACCCTCGCTCTTAAACTTCAG GAACAGGAACGCCTTCTCAAGGAGGGATTCGAGAATGAGAGCAAGAGACTTCAAAAAGACATATGGGATATCCAGATGAGAAGCAAATCATTGGAGCCAATATGTAACATACTCTAA